A portion of the Acidihalobacter yilgarnensis genome contains these proteins:
- a CDS encoding putative bifunctional diguanylate cyclase/phosphodiesterase yields MPETSPSATPRSLPGSWLLAFGLAAALIGAEIIAPWVFWILTGYVPAAVFITTAITTTLVGLPLLYFFIRLGVRARSEAARTRAASERANATELALRRMTQYYRASGAVNQLIARRPDLETLWREACVLLVAQTPINSAWIGVWQSGTRGLQVRAVAGFDTNVAYEPGERVTHGVFFELAQRVGVENLPATSTLVNAPDANASEVSLAAFPLHPSERGMAILTVLLPSKYLDDPHFHDLFAEISHDIAYAAENVGRDLRLELNTRAVDSSAEAIVILDEHWRIVSSNPAFARISGVPQQDLEGRRAYTLLPWGRRRSTARAMTQALLKQRRWRGETLLHRDDDSLCPLAGSVARVDGDASGKIHYVAVFQDVGEQRELERQVRHLAYHDALTGLANRHRVDDYLAGLLLQKTRIALLFIDIDHFKRINDAQGHSVGDRILQAVAERIQRIVRRDELAARLGGDEFAVIARDADRESAVRLGARLVEVLGAPSYHVDGCEIHVTASVAVTLFPDDGERIEVLRQNVDRALRHAKTDGRNRCVVFEGWMREHAEQQLGMERDLRDALGVEDQLEMHYQPVVSSEDGRLLGTEALIRWRHPELGLLSADQFVPTAEAVGMVRLMDNWVLDAVLRQLREWEVAGLDARRVAVNLSVAQCSDQTYPARVAAAIERSGLRHREWLSFEILENVLIDDSPAQQQVLSQLRGAGHRLILDDWGRGYARLHYLSRASVDALKIDKSFVQRLPDDPRSLAAVRTVLQLGRELGIDVIAEGVENLAQRQCLRDNGCPALQGYLIARPMRARELTAWLQPARADGDPDVV; encoded by the coding sequence ATGCCAGAGACCTCACCGAGCGCGACGCCTCGCAGCCTACCCGGCAGCTGGCTGCTGGCATTCGGGCTTGCCGCTGCACTGATCGGCGCGGAAATCATCGCGCCCTGGGTCTTCTGGATACTGACGGGGTATGTGCCCGCCGCAGTCTTCATTACCACCGCGATCACGACCACGCTGGTGGGCTTGCCGCTGCTCTATTTCTTTATCCGCCTAGGGGTGCGCGCCCGTTCCGAGGCCGCGCGCACGCGCGCAGCCTCGGAACGGGCGAATGCCACGGAACTCGCGTTGCGGCGCATGACGCAGTATTACCGGGCAAGCGGTGCAGTCAATCAACTGATTGCCCGTCGTCCGGACCTGGAGACGCTGTGGCGCGAAGCCTGTGTTCTACTGGTCGCACAAACTCCGATCAATAGTGCCTGGATCGGTGTTTGGCAATCGGGTACTCGTGGGTTGCAGGTGCGGGCCGTGGCGGGTTTCGACACGAATGTGGCGTATGAACCCGGCGAGCGGGTCACGCATGGCGTGTTTTTCGAGCTGGCCCAGCGGGTTGGTGTCGAAAATTTACCGGCTACTTCGACGCTTGTGAATGCCCCCGATGCGAATGCCTCCGAGGTTAGCTTGGCAGCATTTCCATTGCACCCGTCCGAGCGAGGTATGGCGATCCTGACGGTATTACTGCCGTCGAAATATCTCGACGATCCGCATTTCCATGATCTGTTCGCAGAAATCAGCCATGACATTGCCTACGCCGCCGAAAATGTGGGTCGTGATTTGCGACTTGAGCTCAATACACGTGCGGTCGACAGTTCTGCCGAGGCGATTGTGATTCTCGACGAGCACTGGCGGATCGTTTCTTCGAATCCGGCGTTCGCCCGAATTTCGGGGGTGCCGCAGCAGGATTTAGAGGGCCGTCGCGCCTATACGTTGCTGCCGTGGGGGCGTCGGCGCTCGACGGCGCGCGCGATGACGCAGGCCTTGCTCAAGCAGAGACGTTGGCGCGGGGAGACCTTGCTGCATCGCGATGATGACAGCCTGTGCCCGCTGGCCGGTTCGGTCGCGAGGGTCGATGGCGATGCGTCCGGGAAGATCCACTACGTGGCCGTGTTTCAGGATGTGGGCGAACAGCGCGAACTTGAACGGCAGGTGCGCCATCTGGCCTACCATGACGCTCTGACCGGCCTCGCGAATCGCCACCGCGTCGACGATTATCTGGCCGGTTTGCTACTGCAGAAGACCCGTATTGCACTGCTTTTTATCGATATCGACCACTTCAAGCGCATCAACGATGCCCAGGGTCACAGCGTGGGCGACCGCATTCTGCAAGCGGTGGCGGAGCGTATTCAGCGGATCGTTCGTCGCGATGAACTGGCGGCTCGTCTTGGCGGCGATGAGTTCGCGGTGATCGCGCGCGATGCCGATCGTGAATCGGCAGTCCGGTTGGGTGCGCGGCTGGTCGAGGTGCTCGGGGCGCCGTCTTATCACGTGGATGGGTGCGAGATACACGTGACCGCGAGCGTAGCCGTTACCTTGTTTCCGGACGACGGCGAGCGGATTGAGGTGTTGCGACAGAATGTCGACCGGGCCCTGCGCCATGCCAAGACCGACGGGCGCAATCGCTGTGTGGTCTTCGAAGGCTGGATGCGCGAACACGCTGAGCAACAGCTCGGGATGGAGCGCGATCTGCGCGATGCGCTAGGCGTCGAAGATCAGCTCGAAATGCATTATCAGCCGGTGGTGAGCAGCGAGGACGGGCGATTGCTAGGCACGGAGGCGCTGATCCGTTGGCGCCATCCGGAGCTGGGTCTGCTCAGTGCGGATCAGTTCGTGCCGACTGCCGAGGCGGTCGGTATGGTTCGCCTGATGGACAACTGGGTACTCGACGCCGTGTTGCGCCAGCTCCGCGAATGGGAAGTGGCAGGGCTGGATGCACGTCGCGTTGCCGTGAATCTGTCGGTGGCGCAATGTTCGGACCAGACCTACCCGGCGCGAGTGGCCGCGGCCATCGAACGTAGTGGTCTACGGCATCGAGAGTGGTTGTCGTTCGAGATTTTGGAGAACGTGCTGATCGACGATTCGCCGGCACAGCAACAGGTCCTGTCGCAGCTGCGCGGGGCCGGGCACCGTTTGATTTTGGACGACTGGGGCCGTGGCTATGCGCGCCTGCATTACCTGAGTCGGGCCAGCGTTGATGCGCTCAAGATCGACAAGAGCTTCGTGCAACGCCTGCCGGACGACCCGCGCAGCTTGGCGGCGGTCAGGACAGTGTTGCAGCTTGGTCGAGAGCTGGGCATCGATGTGATCGCCGAAGGGGTGGAGAATCTGGCACAACGACAATGCCTGCGCGACAACGGTTGCCCGGCGT
- the lipA gene encoding lipoyl synthase encodes MSEIAKGGPQRGHKQRGAEKMARIPIKIAPTERPARKPDWIRVKVPGGPRVERLKRVLRENALHTVCEEASCPNLGECFEHGTATFMIMGDICTRRCPFCDVAHGRPNPLDTEEPEHLAKTIREMGLRYVVITSVDRDDLRDGGAGHFAECVSRARALNPLLRVEVLVPDFRGRLEPALTALSTAPPDVFNHNLETVPRLYRQARPGADYQWSLTLLDRFKASHPEVLTKSGLMLGLGETLDEVESVMRDLRAHRVDMLTLGQYLQPSRHHLPVSRFVPPAEFDYLRTVGEAMGFSHVASGPLVRSSYHADQQASGVL; translated from the coding sequence ATGAGCGAGATCGCCAAGGGGGGGCCGCAACGCGGCCATAAACAGCGTGGTGCCGAAAAAATGGCGCGTATTCCGATCAAAATCGCGCCCACGGAGCGCCCGGCGCGAAAGCCGGATTGGATTCGGGTCAAGGTGCCGGGCGGCCCTCGCGTGGAACGCCTCAAGCGGGTGCTGCGCGAAAATGCGTTGCATACCGTGTGCGAGGAAGCCTCCTGCCCGAATCTCGGCGAATGCTTCGAGCATGGTACCGCCACGTTCATGATCATGGGCGACATCTGTACGCGCCGTTGCCCGTTTTGCGATGTGGCTCACGGGCGTCCGAACCCCCTGGATACGGAAGAGCCGGAACATTTGGCGAAAACCATTCGAGAGATGGGGCTTCGCTATGTCGTGATCACCTCGGTGGACCGCGATGACCTGCGCGATGGCGGCGCCGGTCACTTCGCCGAATGCGTCTCGCGCGCACGCGCACTCAACCCGCTGCTGCGGGTCGAGGTGCTGGTGCCCGACTTTCGCGGACGTTTGGAACCCGCGCTGACGGCATTGTCGACGGCGCCGCCCGACGTGTTCAATCACAACTTGGAGACCGTGCCGCGTCTGTACCGGCAGGCTCGGCCGGGGGCGGATTACCAGTGGTCTCTGACCCTGCTTGACCGCTTCAAGGCTTCGCACCCGGAGGTGCTCACCAAGTCTGGGTTGATGCTCGGTCTGGGCGAGACCCTGGACGAGGTGGAATCGGTGATGCGCGATCTGCGCGCGCATCGGGTCGACATGCTCACCCTAGGCCAGTATCTGCAACCCTCGCGGCACCATCTGCCGGTTAGCCGTTTCGTTCCACCCGCCGAATTCGACTATTTGCGTACCGTGGGCGAGGCTATGGGTTTCTCGCACGTGGCGAGTGGTCCGCTGGTCCGATCTTCCTATCATGCCGATCAACAGGCGAGCGGCGTGCTCTGA
- the lipB gene encoding lipoyl(octanoyl) transferase LipB: protein MPQLSMHYMGRRDYCAVWQAMQDYTDARNEQTADEFWIVEHPPVFTLGQVGRIEHVLDAGDIPVVQSDRGGQVTYHGPGQVVIYTLIDLRRLRIGVRALVEHLEWSVIDLLADHGIAAVGRRDAPGVYVDGRKIAALGLRVRRGCSYHGLALNVDLDASPFARINPCGYRGLEVVSLADCGIALDVWAAGQALGERLAHRLGYTAALVNTDDGTDRA, encoded by the coding sequence ATGCCTCAGCTGAGCATGCATTACATGGGGCGGCGCGATTATTGCGCCGTCTGGCAGGCCATGCAGGATTATACCGACGCCCGCAACGAGCAGACTGCCGACGAATTCTGGATCGTGGAACATCCGCCAGTGTTCACCCTGGGGCAGGTCGGTCGCATCGAGCATGTGCTCGATGCCGGTGACATCCCCGTGGTGCAAAGTGATCGCGGCGGGCAGGTGACCTATCACGGACCTGGGCAAGTGGTGATCTACACGCTGATCGACCTGCGTCGCCTACGCATCGGTGTACGTGCACTGGTGGAGCATCTGGAGTGGTCCGTGATTGATCTGCTTGCCGATCATGGCATCGCGGCGGTGGGTCGTCGCGATGCGCCCGGCGTGTATGTCGACGGGCGTAAGATCGCGGCCCTGGGTCTACGGGTGCGCCGTGGCTGCAGCTACCACGGGCTTGCCCTCAACGTCGATCTCGATGCCTCACCCTTTGCCCGCATCAATCCCTGTGGTTATCGCGGGCTTGAGGTGGTGAGTCTTGCCGACTGCGGCATCGCGTTGGACGTGTGGGCTGCAGGGCAGGCGTTGGGCGAGCGGCTGGCGCATCGTCTGGGGTACACTGCGGCCTTAGTTAACACCGACGATGGGACCGACAGGGCATGA
- a CDS encoding YbeD family protein — protein MKVFGPALPEFRVRVLALIREHVAEIDETAVRENLSSGGRYLSMTVTIEATDRAQLDAIYRALTACELVTMAL, from the coding sequence ATCAAGGTCTTCGGGCCCGCGCTGCCCGAATTCCGCGTGCGTGTGCTGGCGCTGATTCGTGAGCATGTGGCGGAGATCGACGAGACAGCCGTGCGCGAGAATCTCAGCAGCGGTGGGCGCTATCTGAGTATGACCGTGACCATTGAGGCGACCGACCGTGCACAGCTTGATGCCATTTACCGGGCCCTCACCGCCTGCGAACTGGTCACGATGGCGCTCTAG
- a CDS encoding D-amino acid aminotransferase, giving the protein MSLVYLNGRFLPIEQACVSVMDRGFLFGDGVYEVIPAYGGHLFRLMAHLDRLDASLAAVRIANPCDRAAWRDLLQTLVDEAGAGDHGIYLQVTRGADIKRDHAFPVAEVKPTVFAMASPLHAPDPVRVEAGASARVMADTRWARCDIKAITLLPNVLLRQAALDAGDDEAILVRDGEVLEGSASSLFIVTDGVLVTPPKSAMLLPGVTRDLVLSLAERHGLPWAERPVSEQALRTADEIWLTSSTREVMAVTRLDGELVGAGRPGPIWRRMADWYQACKAELRTGGIAHEYARAGCRRNALRVSMQLPDQGLRARAARIPRACAGADS; this is encoded by the coding sequence GTGAGTCTCGTCTATCTCAATGGTCGCTTCCTCCCGATTGAGCAGGCTTGTGTCTCGGTCATGGACCGGGGATTCCTGTTCGGCGATGGTGTGTATGAGGTGATCCCCGCCTATGGCGGTCATCTGTTTCGGTTGATGGCACACCTCGATCGCCTGGATGCGAGTTTGGCGGCAGTGCGTATTGCCAACCCGTGCGACCGTGCGGCTTGGCGCGATTTGTTGCAGACGTTGGTGGATGAGGCCGGCGCCGGCGATCACGGTATCTATCTGCAAGTAACTCGGGGTGCCGATATCAAGCGCGATCATGCCTTTCCGGTAGCGGAGGTCAAACCCACGGTGTTCGCCATGGCCAGTCCGCTGCATGCACCGGACCCGGTGCGGGTTGAGGCGGGTGCCTCGGCGCGGGTGATGGCGGATACGCGCTGGGCGCGCTGCGACATCAAGGCGATCACGCTGCTACCCAACGTGCTGTTGCGGCAGGCGGCGCTGGATGCCGGTGATGACGAAGCGATTTTGGTACGCGATGGTGAGGTGCTGGAGGGCAGCGCGAGCAGTCTGTTCATCGTGACCGACGGTGTGCTCGTGACACCGCCCAAAAGTGCGATGCTACTGCCGGGCGTGACCCGGGATCTCGTGCTTTCGCTGGCCGAGCGTCATGGCTTGCCTTGGGCCGAGCGCCCGGTGTCCGAACAGGCGCTGCGGACGGCAGACGAGATATGGCTGACCAGTTCGACGCGCGAGGTCATGGCGGTGACGCGGCTGGATGGCGAGCTGGTCGGCGCCGGTCGGCCCGGCCCGATCTGGCGGCGGATGGCTGATTGGTATCAGGCCTGCAAGGCGGAACTGCGGACGGGGGGGATTGCGCATGAGTACGCAAGAGCCGGGTGCCGACGAAACGCCCTTCGAGTTTCCATGCAGCTTCCCGATCAAGGTCTTCGGGCCCGCGCTGCCCGAATTCCGCGTGCGTGTGCTGGCGCTGATTCGTGA